A stretch of the Cheilinus undulatus linkage group 11, ASM1832078v1, whole genome shotgun sequence genome encodes the following:
- the b3gnt7l gene encoding UDP-GlcNAc:betaGal beta-1,3-N-acetylglucosaminyltransferase 7, like, whose translation MDHLFRRKRVGLLKPLLSLSLVFASFLMIHKLKLAEKDAVGVKHIRDTGWCGSDCFSFKNEAVKHPQHLRSSDSSVLSNDLDAQRVSNGTPASWDAQVLNCSEDATVRTKDWFKRLDPRFHQFVLHRHCRYFPMLINHPEKCTDGEVHLLMVVKSVIEQHDRREAVRKTWGNEHTVDGKKIKTLFLLGSPTTGKDTKNLQKLIEYEDQIYGDILQWDFMDTFFNLTLKEVNFLKWFDIYCSGVQFIFKGDDDVFVNTHNLLELIGFKEEDHKEADLFVGDTISKAIPIRNRQSKYYIPKELYDKPYPPYVGGGGFLMSSPLARRLFVVSEDLELYPIDDVFLGMCLQKLHLAPEMHPGFRTFGITRRRVSPMNNEPCFYKNLIVVHKLSAKELLKMWSVVHNEALVCAKRTSI comes from the coding sequence ATGGATCACCTTTTCCGGAGAAAACGAGTCGGTCTGCTGAAACCCCTGCTGAGTCTGAGTCTCGTCTTCGCTTCTTTTCTGATGATCCACAAGCTGAAGCTGGCCGAGAAGGACGCAGTGGGAGTGAAACATATTCGTGATACCGGCTGGTGTGGCTCCGACTGTTTTTCATTCAAGAATGAAGCCGTGAAACATCCTCAACATTTGAGGAGCTCAGACTCCTCGGTGCTTAGCAACGATTTGGATGCGCAGCGGGTCTCTAACGGGACTCCGGCTTCTTGGGACGCACAAGTTCTTAACTGCAGCGAGGACGCAACAGTGAGGACCAAGGATTGGTTCAAGCGCCTGGACCCGAGGTTTCACCAGTTTGTCCTGCACAGACACTGCAGGTACTTCCCCATGCTCATCAACCATCCAGAGAAATGCACGGATGGAGAGGTGCACCTCCTCATGGTGGTAAAGTCCGTTATCGAGCAGCACGACCGGCGCGAGGCTGTGCGTAAAACCTGGGGCAACGAGCACACGGTGGAtgggaagaaaataaaaacgtTATTTCTTTTAGGGAGCCCGACTACTGGCAAAGACACAAAAAACCTCCAGAAACTGATCGAGTATGAGGACCAGATATATGGGGACATCCTCCAGTGGGACTTCATGGACACTTTCTTTAACCTGACCCTGAAAGAGGTCAACTTTCTCAAGTGGTTCGACATCTACTGCTCAGGGGTCCAGTTCATATTCAAAGGAgatgatgatgtgtttgtgaaCACTCACAACCTGCTGGAACTCATCGGCTTCAAAGAGGAGGATCACAAGGAGGCAGACTTGTTCGTGGGGGACACAATCTCCAAGGCGATCCCCATCCGAAACCGGCAGAGCAAATATTACATTCCCAAAGAGCTCTACGATAAGCCATATCCTCCTTATGTGGGGGGTGGAGGGTTTCTCATGTCCTCCCCGCTAGCCAGGAGGCTCTTCGTGGTCTCGGAGGATCTGGAGCTGTACCCCATCGACGATGTGTTTTTGGGGATGTGCCTACAGAAGCTGCACCTGGCCCCTGAGATGCACCCTGGCTTCAGGACCTTTGGCATCACCAGGCGCAGGGTGAGCCCCATGAACAATGAGCCGTGCTTTTATAAAAACCTCATCGTCGTGCACAAACTGAGTGCAAAGGAGCTTCTCAAAATGTGGAGTGTGGTGCACAACGAGGCACTGGTGTGCGCAAAAAGGACCTCCATATGA
- the c11h1orf174 gene encoding UPF0688 protein C1orf174 homolog isoform X2, producing MLHKMPGQPDGVKPRKRKSNAEVKNSKKGASRRRCIKSHKTNSAEDNTSVISGFSKAETPQERLSRISCECTLTAGRRRCLASPELEGQEGKENELRTELDMDSCRMNSTFDKQEFEDMECEDSVRNMFPDDDSNQILPVEQFFGNLDSVQDFPQRSSSSTRAHRENRRRHYYAPEDSDEEEADFSRMQEGDRGVQ from the exons ATGCTTCATAAG ATGCCAGGTCAACCTGATGGCGTAAAACCCAGAAAAAGGAAGAGCAATGCTGAGGTCAAAAACTCCAAAAAG GGTGCTTCAAGAAGAAGATGTATCAAAAGTCACAAGACAAACTCGGCAGAAGATAACACCTCTGTGATCAGTGGTTTCAGTAAAGCAGAAACACCTCAAGAGAGACTGTCCCGCATCAGCTGTGAATGCACTCTGACTGCAGGTCGGAGGAGATGCCTGGCATCACCAGAGCTCGAAGGACAGGAAGGCAAAGAGAATGAGCTCAGGACAGAGCTGGATATGGACAGCTGCAGAATGAACAGTACCTTTGATAAACAGGAGTTTGAGGACATGGAATGTGAAGATTCTGTCAGAAACATGTTTCCAGATGACGACAGTAATCAGATTCTTCCTGTGGAGCAGTTCTTTGGAAACCTGGATAGTGTACAG GACTTTCCTCAGAGATCATCTTCCTCTACCCGTGCTCACAGGGAGAACAGGAGAAGACACTACTATGCACCAGAAgacagtgatgaagaggaggcaGACTTCAGCAGAATGCAGGAAGGAGACAGAGGTGTTCAGTGA
- the c11h1orf174 gene encoding UPF0688 protein C1orf174 homolog isoform X1, whose protein sequence is MAGLDDAHQTHSSKTVSPHMPGQPDGVKPRKRKSNAEVKNSKKGASRRRCIKSHKTNSAEDNTSVISGFSKAETPQERLSRISCECTLTAGRRRCLASPELEGQEGKENELRTELDMDSCRMNSTFDKQEFEDMECEDSVRNMFPDDDSNQILPVEQFFGNLDSVQDFPQRSSSSTRAHRENRRRHYYAPEDSDEEEADFSRMQEGDRGVQ, encoded by the exons ATGGCAGGTCTTGACGATGCACACCAAACACACTCGTCGAAAACTGTATCTCCACAT ATGCCAGGTCAACCTGATGGCGTAAAACCCAGAAAAAGGAAGAGCAATGCTGAGGTCAAAAACTCCAAAAAG GGTGCTTCAAGAAGAAGATGTATCAAAAGTCACAAGACAAACTCGGCAGAAGATAACACCTCTGTGATCAGTGGTTTCAGTAAAGCAGAAACACCTCAAGAGAGACTGTCCCGCATCAGCTGTGAATGCACTCTGACTGCAGGTCGGAGGAGATGCCTGGCATCACCAGAGCTCGAAGGACAGGAAGGCAAAGAGAATGAGCTCAGGACAGAGCTGGATATGGACAGCTGCAGAATGAACAGTACCTTTGATAAACAGGAGTTTGAGGACATGGAATGTGAAGATTCTGTCAGAAACATGTTTCCAGATGACGACAGTAATCAGATTCTTCCTGTGGAGCAGTTCTTTGGAAACCTGGATAGTGTACAG GACTTTCCTCAGAGATCATCTTCCTCTACCCGTGCTCACAGGGAGAACAGGAGAAGACACTACTATGCACCAGAAgacagtgatgaagaggaggcaGACTTCAGCAGAATGCAGGAAGGAGACAGAGGTGTTCAGTGA
- the dffb gene encoding DNA fragmentation factor subunit beta, whose amino-acid sequence MFGLFGKNKPFKIRTYHENKKYGVAAKNLKDLLKKGCKLLQLPLSSAHVCLYVDGTKVTEDFFPTLPDNTELVLLTKDQTWSGVVCDIGWLLNTNQHADGLIEAARGLLSDEKSPKRRKILTDLLHNLEDRSELEDREEDEDWFRGIDTRFKTKSAYMKFNCQSRIRGYMKEVDDAAKTIQKAKVRAEFEEASNCLVEMLQTAKYNGCYFDRTAKEPHRLCTQEGWFTCQGTFDQEVCLSLHSINPYGSRESRIIFSTWNLDHRIEKKRSIIPALLEALQNHKSTDVNLNYFYRLLFTRENLKLVHIVCHKKGAHYLQCDTKKIFKTASNTDKGKQKAKGKRRRSR is encoded by the exons ATGTTTGGACTTTTTGGGAAAAATAAACCGTTTAAAATACGGACttaccatgaaaacaaaaaatacggAGTTGCAGCAAAAAACTTGAAGGATTTGCTTAAGAAAGGCTGCAAGTTATTACAG CTGCCACTTTCAAGTGCACATGTCTGTTTGTATGTTGATGGGACAAAAGTGACAGAGGATTTCTTCCCAACTCTGCCAGACAATACTGAACTTGTTCTTCTCACTAAAGATCAGACATGGAGTGGAG TCGTGTGTGACATTGGTTGGTTATTAAACACAAACCAGCATGCTGATGGTCTCATTGAAGCTGCAAGAGGACTTCTGTCTGATGAGAAGTCACCAAAAAGGCGAAAAATCTTGACTGACCTGCTGCATAACTTGGAGGACAGATCTGAGCtggaggacagagaggaagatgaagacTGGTTCAGAG gCATTGATACTCGATTCAAGACGAAGTCTGCCTACATGAAATTCAACTGCCAAAGTAGGATACGAGGCTACATGAAAGAG GTAGATGATGCTGCAAAAACCATCCAGAAGGCAAAAGTTAGGGCTGAGTTTGAGGAAGCATCCAACTGCCTGGTGGAAATGTTACAGACTGCAAAATACAACGGATGCTACTTTGACAGGACTGCAAAGGAGCCACATCGCCTCTGCACTCAGGAAGGATGGTTCACCTGCCAG GGAACATTTGACCAGGAAGTCTGCCTGTCTCTCCATTCAATCAACCCTTATGGGAGCAGGGAGAGCAGGATCATCTTTAGCACCTGGAATCTAGACCACAG GATTGAAAAGAAGAGATCGATCATTCCTGCTCTGCTTGAAGCGCTACAGAATCACAAGAGCACGGATGTCAACCTGAACTACTTCTACCGGCTGCTGTTCACAAGGGAGAACCTAAAACTGGTTCACATTGTTTGTCACAAAAAAGGAGCTCACTATCTGCAGTGTGACACCaagaagatttttaaaacagcCAGCAACACAGACAAGGGAAAACAGAAAGCCAAAGGGAAGAGGAGGCGCTCGCGATGA